From the Notolabrus celidotus isolate fNotCel1 chromosome 12, fNotCel1.pri, whole genome shotgun sequence genome, one window contains:
- the rasip1 gene encoding ras-interacting protein 1 isoform X3 has protein sequence MEGSGSPRFRKLHFPVGLWINSPRKHFAKLGSRWPSAVSVKSTTSSDAASLHEAPSAPSSSLSTSTPSLASPAPSPSPSPAFLRPRPAGPQSRTKRLSHLFLRGRSNSDRDRAVGEREREVWAHSAASSSHHYLPPASSSAPGLIKIYGDALSSGANYRSLLANIHSTARQLIAQVITRYTEREREETDDAVLQKHSPEDFLLCDVIGKPIPQPDGAIKWETECRRSVAPWECPLLLVDMWRPKDGFERRFEIQRKDEYEREEMEREKEREREGENYPGVRWRRSRISSGGGPEESERGHRGRNTELRRSISDMNLSLRRRQGNHVIKDQRGPGNRPNNNAGMQDRKNIVSMISPQPGEIRASKTEGKVGWTNQPAEDERDYSSCDLEVMSQSLILPPTDRPYFLLLQGYDQSKDFVLYIMAGHTHVFGRKPTMREKEKDRERERKGKRPLKVDTFLSAPDLLARHLLVRRDSAVPDTPTGQALMRPFRGGAVTHNGVALYRETVLKPGDVIGLGNHFLFLYRDPRVTPAAPLALTLPWQTDVSTTCCPSGLVDRQEALRTYLGSTDAVLKFHPRHADSLLQEIISKNSSPDSGGGPLAPAYLLSIMIDHASKHLDPALTPQILLKSANLIKEIVWDNIKEFGDKHPTQNSTEQEGEISTPNVQKLSSDLRPLMFWMSNATELLNFFQVKVEAMEKEWEFEAPGDPLLTADMDTCSEALAQLDDVIMHTFQQCVYHLTKTLYSLLPALLDSNPFSSNEKEKDGVRDAEGEDERGGSGEVDDVSALPSKVAGLVEVYRCSLMLSREACLSPPLTSQTFGYLFFFTNTSLLNTLLERDGLFSWSRAVQIRTNLDLVLDWLQGAGLGDIASEFMKKLSITVNFLCIPKTRLIQSSWIDLQEDHALLSPAQLHHLLTHYKLGPTRAPPASWAPQPGTELSGDIFESFLDHPPLILPNETPRLDLSQPIPSSELQKEVTRLRTFLWGLDQDELPANQRTRL, from the exons ATGGAGGGGTCTGGCAGTCCTCGCTTCAGAAAGCTTCACTTCCCAGTGGGTCTTTGGATCAACTCACCAAGGAAACACTTTGCCAAGCTGGGGAGTCGCTGGCCGAGTGCTGTCTCTGTCAA GTCGACCACTAGCTCTGACGCAGCCTCCCTCCACGAGGCCCCCTCTGCTCCTTCCTCTTCCCTTTCTACCTCCACCCCCTCGCTGGCTTCCCCTGCCCCATCCCCATCCCCTTCCCCTGCCTTCCTCAGGCCGCGGCCTGCTGGGCCCCAGTCTCGCACAAAGCGCCTTTCCCACCTCTTCCTGCGAGGGCGCTCCAACAGTGACCGGGACCGTGCGgtgggggagagggagagagaggtttGGGCTCATTCAGCTGCTTCCTCCTCCCATCATTATCTCCCCCCTGCCTCATCATCTGCCCCAGGTCTGATCAAGATCTACGGGGATGCCCTCTCCAGTGGGGCCAATTATCGCTCCCTGCTGGCCAACATTCACTCTACAGCCAGGCAGCTCATCGCCCAGGTCATCACTCGGTACACTGAGAGGGAAAGGGAGGAGACAGATGACGCAG TTCTACAGAAACACAGCCCAGAGGACTTCCTGTTGTGTGATGTCATTGGAAAGCCCATCCCGCAGCCAGATGGAGCTATCAAATGGGAGACAGAGTGCCGGAGAAGTGTTGCCCCATGGGAATGTCCTCTGTTGTTGGTGGACATGTGGAGGCCTAAGGATGGATTCGAGCGACGCTTTGAAATCCAAAGGAAGGATGAgtatgagagagaggagatggagagggagaaggaacgtgagagggaaggagagaactATCCAG GTGTGCGCTGGCGCCGGAGCAGGATTTCATCAGGGGGTGGACCAGAGGAGAGTGAGCGAGGTCATCGCGGAAGAAACACAGAGCTCAGGAGGAGCATCAGTGACATGAACTTGAGTTTGCGTCGTCGCCAAGGCAATCACGTCATTAAAGACCAACGTGGCCCTGGCAACCGGCCTAACAACAACGCAGGGATGCAGGACAGGAAGAACATTGTGAGCATGATCAGCCCACAGCCGGGAGAG attagagCTTCAAAAACTGAAGGAAAGGTTGGATGGACAAACCAGCCCGCAGAGGACGAGAGGGATTACTCCAGCTGCGACCTGGAAGTGATGTCACAAAGTCTAATCCTTCCACCCACAGACCGACCCTACTTCCTGTTGCTGCAGGGTTACGATCAGAGCAAG GATTTTGTTTTGTACATCATGGCGGGACATACCCATGTGTTTGGAAGGAAGCCCACaatgagggagaaagagaaggatagagagagggagaggaaggggaaGAGGCCTCTGAAAGTGGACACGTTCCTCTCTGCTCCGGACCTGTTGGCCAGACACTTACTGGTCAGGAGAGACTCAGCTGTTCCCGACACGCCCACCGGACAAG cTCTGATGCGGCCCTTCAGAGGAGGTGCTGTCACGCACAATGGAGTGGCCCTTTATAGGGAGACCGTCTTGAAGCCTGGGGATGTGATTGGTCTTGGGAACCACTTCCTTTTTCTGTACCGTGACCCCCGTGTGACTCCAGCTGCACCACTGGCATTGACCCTGCCATGGCAGACTGACGTCTCCACCACCTGCTGTCCTTCAGGGTTGGTGGACAGGCAGGAGGCACTGAGGACGTACCTGGGATCTACTGACGCAGTTCTGAAGTTCCATCCCCGTCACGCAGATTCCCTGTTACAG GAGATTATCTCCAAAAATTCTTCTCCAGACTCTGGAGGCGGACCTTTAGCTCCTGCGTATCTCCTGTCAATCATGATTGATCATGCATCCAAACACCTGGATCCTGCTCTCACACCACAGATATTACTCAAATCAGCAAATCTAATTAAAGAAATTGTCTGG GATAACATTAAGGAATTTGGGGATAAGCATCCCACGCAAAA ctccacagagcaGGAGGGTGAGATAAGCACGCCGAATGTCCAGAAACTATCGTCTGACCTTCGACCCCTGATGTTCTGGATGTCGAATGCCACAGAACTCCTGAACTTCTTTCAGGTCAAAGTTGAAGCCATGGAGAAAGAGTGGGAGTTTGAAG CCCCGGGGGACCCACTTCTAACAGCTGACATGGACACCTGCTCTGAAGCTCTGGCACAGCTGGATGATGTCATTATGCACACTTTCCAACAGTGTGTGTATCACCTCACAAAG ACACTCTACTCACTCCTTCCAGCCCTCCTTGACTCTAACCCGTTCTCCAGCAATGAAAAAGAGAAGGATGGGGTTCGGGATGCTGAGGGTGAAGACGAAAGAGGAGGGAGCGGAGAGGTGGATGATGTCTCTGCCTTACCATCCAAAGTTGCTGGATTGGTGGAAGTGTATCGCTGTTCCCTGATGCTGTCACGGGAGGCGTGTTTGTCCCCGCCGCTCACCTCGCAAACCTTTGGctacctcttcttcttcaccaaCACCTCCCTGCTGAATACTCTGCtagagagag ATGGGTTATTTTCATGGTCCAGAGCAGTCCAAATCCGTACAAACTTGGACCTGGTTCTGGACTGGCTACAGGGGGCAGGATTAGGCGACATAGCCTCTGAGTTTATGAAGAAACTGTCAATCACTGTTAACTTCCTGTGTATTCCCAAGACTCGACTCATCCAG TCGTCCTGGATTGATCTGCAGGAGGACCATGCCTTATTGAGTCCTGCCCAGTTGCACCACCTGCTTACCCATTACAAGCTGGGCCCAACTAGAGCCCCACCTGCATCCTGGGCCCCTCAGCCAGGCACAGAACTGAGCGGAG ACATCTTTGAGAGCTTTCTGGACCATCCTCCTCTAATCCTGCCCAACGAGACCCCGCGCCTTGACCTATCCCAGCCAATCCCCAGCTCTGAGCTCCAAAAGGAAGTGACACGTCTCCGCACCTTCTTGTGGGGACTGGACCAGGATGAGCTCCCTGCCAATCAGAGGACTCGGCTTTAG
- the rasip1 gene encoding ras-interacting protein 1 isoform X2: MLGYNVEMEGSGSPRFRKLHFPVGLWINSPRKHFAKLGSRWPSAVSVKSTTSSDAASLHEAPSAPSSSLSTSTPSLASPAPSPSPSPAFLRPRPAGPQSRTKRLSHLFLRGRSNSDRDRAVGEREREVWAHSAASSSHHYLPPASSSAPGLIKIYGDALSSGANYRSLLANIHSTARQLIAQVITRYTEREREETDDAVLQKHSPEDFLLCDVIGKPIPQPDGAIKWETECRRSVAPWECPLLLVDMWRPKDGFERRFEIQRKDEYEREEMEREKEREREGENYPGVRWRRSRISSGGGPEESERGHRGRNTELRRSISDMNLSLRRRQGNHVIKDQRGPGNRPNNNAGMQDRKNIVSMISPQPGEIRASKTEGKVGWTNQPAEDERDYSSCDLEVMSQSLILPPTDRPYFLLLQGYDQSKDFVLYIMAGHTHVFGRKPTMREKEKDRERERKGKRPLKVDTFLSAPDLLARHLLVRRDSAVPDTPTGQALMRPFRGGAVTHNGVALYRETVLKPGDVIGLGNHFLFLYRDPRVTPAAPLALTLPWQTDVSTTCCPSGLVDRQEALRTYLGSTDAVLKFHPRHADSLLQEIISKNSSPDSGGGPLAPAYLLSIMIDHASKHLDPALTPQILLKSANLIKEIVWDNIKEFGDKHPTQNSTEQEGEISTPNVQKLSSDLRPLMFWMSNATELLNFFQVKVEAMEKEWEFEAPGDPLLTADMDTCSEALAQLDDVIMHTFQQCVYHLTKTLYSLLPALLDSNPFSSNEKEKDGVRDAEGEDERGGSGEVDDVSALPSKVAGLVEVYRCSLMLSREACLSPPLTSQTFGYLFFFTNTSLLNTLLERDGLFSWSRAVQIRTNLDLVLDWLQGAGLGDIASEFMKKLSITVNFLCIPKTRLIQSSWIDLQEDHALLSPAQLHHLLTHYKLGPTRAPPASWAPQPGTELSGDIFESFLDHPPLILPNETPRLDLSQPIPSSELQKEVTRLRTFLWGLDQDELPANQRTRL; encoded by the exons ATGCTAGGCTACAACGTGGAG ATGGAGGGGTCTGGCAGTCCTCGCTTCAGAAAGCTTCACTTCCCAGTGGGTCTTTGGATCAACTCACCAAGGAAACACTTTGCCAAGCTGGGGAGTCGCTGGCCGAGTGCTGTCTCTGTCAA GTCGACCACTAGCTCTGACGCAGCCTCCCTCCACGAGGCCCCCTCTGCTCCTTCCTCTTCCCTTTCTACCTCCACCCCCTCGCTGGCTTCCCCTGCCCCATCCCCATCCCCTTCCCCTGCCTTCCTCAGGCCGCGGCCTGCTGGGCCCCAGTCTCGCACAAAGCGCCTTTCCCACCTCTTCCTGCGAGGGCGCTCCAACAGTGACCGGGACCGTGCGgtgggggagagggagagagaggtttGGGCTCATTCAGCTGCTTCCTCCTCCCATCATTATCTCCCCCCTGCCTCATCATCTGCCCCAGGTCTGATCAAGATCTACGGGGATGCCCTCTCCAGTGGGGCCAATTATCGCTCCCTGCTGGCCAACATTCACTCTACAGCCAGGCAGCTCATCGCCCAGGTCATCACTCGGTACACTGAGAGGGAAAGGGAGGAGACAGATGACGCAG TTCTACAGAAACACAGCCCAGAGGACTTCCTGTTGTGTGATGTCATTGGAAAGCCCATCCCGCAGCCAGATGGAGCTATCAAATGGGAGACAGAGTGCCGGAGAAGTGTTGCCCCATGGGAATGTCCTCTGTTGTTGGTGGACATGTGGAGGCCTAAGGATGGATTCGAGCGACGCTTTGAAATCCAAAGGAAGGATGAgtatgagagagaggagatggagagggagaaggaacgtgagagggaaggagagaactATCCAG GTGTGCGCTGGCGCCGGAGCAGGATTTCATCAGGGGGTGGACCAGAGGAGAGTGAGCGAGGTCATCGCGGAAGAAACACAGAGCTCAGGAGGAGCATCAGTGACATGAACTTGAGTTTGCGTCGTCGCCAAGGCAATCACGTCATTAAAGACCAACGTGGCCCTGGCAACCGGCCTAACAACAACGCAGGGATGCAGGACAGGAAGAACATTGTGAGCATGATCAGCCCACAGCCGGGAGAG attagagCTTCAAAAACTGAAGGAAAGGTTGGATGGACAAACCAGCCCGCAGAGGACGAGAGGGATTACTCCAGCTGCGACCTGGAAGTGATGTCACAAAGTCTAATCCTTCCACCCACAGACCGACCCTACTTCCTGTTGCTGCAGGGTTACGATCAGAGCAAG GATTTTGTTTTGTACATCATGGCGGGACATACCCATGTGTTTGGAAGGAAGCCCACaatgagggagaaagagaaggatagagagagggagaggaaggggaaGAGGCCTCTGAAAGTGGACACGTTCCTCTCTGCTCCGGACCTGTTGGCCAGACACTTACTGGTCAGGAGAGACTCAGCTGTTCCCGACACGCCCACCGGACAAG cTCTGATGCGGCCCTTCAGAGGAGGTGCTGTCACGCACAATGGAGTGGCCCTTTATAGGGAGACCGTCTTGAAGCCTGGGGATGTGATTGGTCTTGGGAACCACTTCCTTTTTCTGTACCGTGACCCCCGTGTGACTCCAGCTGCACCACTGGCATTGACCCTGCCATGGCAGACTGACGTCTCCACCACCTGCTGTCCTTCAGGGTTGGTGGACAGGCAGGAGGCACTGAGGACGTACCTGGGATCTACTGACGCAGTTCTGAAGTTCCATCCCCGTCACGCAGATTCCCTGTTACAG GAGATTATCTCCAAAAATTCTTCTCCAGACTCTGGAGGCGGACCTTTAGCTCCTGCGTATCTCCTGTCAATCATGATTGATCATGCATCCAAACACCTGGATCCTGCTCTCACACCACAGATATTACTCAAATCAGCAAATCTAATTAAAGAAATTGTCTGG GATAACATTAAGGAATTTGGGGATAAGCATCCCACGCAAAA ctccacagagcaGGAGGGTGAGATAAGCACGCCGAATGTCCAGAAACTATCGTCTGACCTTCGACCCCTGATGTTCTGGATGTCGAATGCCACAGAACTCCTGAACTTCTTTCAGGTCAAAGTTGAAGCCATGGAGAAAGAGTGGGAGTTTGAAG CCCCGGGGGACCCACTTCTAACAGCTGACATGGACACCTGCTCTGAAGCTCTGGCACAGCTGGATGATGTCATTATGCACACTTTCCAACAGTGTGTGTATCACCTCACAAAG ACACTCTACTCACTCCTTCCAGCCCTCCTTGACTCTAACCCGTTCTCCAGCAATGAAAAAGAGAAGGATGGGGTTCGGGATGCTGAGGGTGAAGACGAAAGAGGAGGGAGCGGAGAGGTGGATGATGTCTCTGCCTTACCATCCAAAGTTGCTGGATTGGTGGAAGTGTATCGCTGTTCCCTGATGCTGTCACGGGAGGCGTGTTTGTCCCCGCCGCTCACCTCGCAAACCTTTGGctacctcttcttcttcaccaaCACCTCCCTGCTGAATACTCTGCtagagagag ATGGGTTATTTTCATGGTCCAGAGCAGTCCAAATCCGTACAAACTTGGACCTGGTTCTGGACTGGCTACAGGGGGCAGGATTAGGCGACATAGCCTCTGAGTTTATGAAGAAACTGTCAATCACTGTTAACTTCCTGTGTATTCCCAAGACTCGACTCATCCAG TCGTCCTGGATTGATCTGCAGGAGGACCATGCCTTATTGAGTCCTGCCCAGTTGCACCACCTGCTTACCCATTACAAGCTGGGCCCAACTAGAGCCCCACCTGCATCCTGGGCCCCTCAGCCAGGCACAGAACTGAGCGGAG ACATCTTTGAGAGCTTTCTGGACCATCCTCCTCTAATCCTGCCCAACGAGACCCCGCGCCTTGACCTATCCCAGCCAATCCCCAGCTCTGAGCTCCAAAAGGAAGTGACACGTCTCCGCACCTTCTTGTGGGGACTGGACCAGGATGAGCTCCCTGCCAATCAGAGGACTCGGCTTTAG